In Armatimonadota bacterium, the genomic stretch AGAGAGCGACGGTCAAGACCGCGGCGGCCTCGGCATACGTAGTAGTGATCGGAACGTCGAGAGCGCAGCTCTCGACGAACGCGGGCCAGGCGACCCTGGTCAACGAACTGCTCGCGATGGGCAAGCCTGTTGTTGTCGTGGGACTTCGGGAGCCTTACGAGCTTGCGAGTTTCCCCGGGGTCAACGCCTACCTGGCGGCGTACAACTACCGCAACTGCGGGTTCCAGGCGGCGGCGGACGCGCTCTTTGGAGATATCAATCCGTCGGGCCTTCTGCCCGTTACGGTACCCGGACTCTACTCATACGGCTACGGACTGAGCTACTGACGCAGGAGTAACCGCACATGGAAGTGCAACCCCGAGACCGTGTCAGAGAGATCATTGCTGAGCTGCGAACAGCTTTTCCCGACGCGAAGGTATCTCTGGAGTTCGGCACGCCTCACCAGCTTCTCGTCGCCACGATCCTCTCGGCGCAGTGTACCGACATCAAGGTCAACCAAGTAACGCCCGCGCTGTTCGCGAAGTACCGATCACCCCAGGACTTCGCCGATGCTGACCCCAGCGAACTCGAGCGCGACGTCCACGCGACCGGCTTCTTCAGGCAGAAGACCAAGTCCATCATCGAATCGGCTCAGGACATCGTGCATCTCCACGGCGGAGAGGTGCCGGATTCAATGGAGGAACTGACTCAACTCAGGGGCGTCGGGCGCAAGACGGCGAACGTCGTCCTCAGCGCAGCGTTCGGGAAGCCGGGCATCATCGTGGACACGCACGTGCTGCGAATCTCCGGCTTGCTCGGCCTCGCGGACCCGAAACTCGTGGCGAAGAAGGATGCGGACAAGGTCGAGCGGGAGCTGATGGCGGTCGTTCCGGAGGAGGACTGGTCGAACTTCAGCAACCTGATCGTCGCGCTGGGGCGTTCGATCTGCCCCGCGCGAAAACCCCGGCACGACGAGTGCCCGATACTCCACCTCTGTCCGACCGGTCAGAAGGGAGTGACTGTCGGATAAGTGAAAAGGGGCAGGAGTGCCACTCCTGCCCCAACAAATCTCTGCGGGCGGTCAGATGGCGCGGTCTGCTCTCCCGCCCCTAGGCTACTTCTCCTGCCAGCACTCGATGGTAGTCGCGATGCACTTCTCGATGGCCTCGTCGCCCTCGACATCATGGCTCCGCTCGCACTCATATCGAATGAACACTCTCTCCGGGAACGCGGACCTGCCTCGCGACTCGAGCTTGTGACGCTCGCGGAGGTGCCTGCACGCGCCCGGCACCGGCTTGATCTCTGTCTGCCCTGGCATATTCGCTCTCCTTCGCTAGAACCTCAGACCCAAGTTCGCCTGAGCCTCGTACTCGGTCTTGCCCTCCATGTACATCCGGTTCTCTTCGTAGGTGGTCATGCGGCCGCCCAGGTACAGGTTGAAATCGGAGCCGACGCGGCGGCTGTACCCAAGCGAGTAGACATTTGTGCATAGAGCAGTCTGCTCTCTATACTGGTCGAGCTTGTAGTTTGTCGTCAGCATCGAATGGGACGACAACTTGTAGTCCACGCCTACCTCGGTGACTTCGCTGCTCTTGCCCGCCAGGTAGTTGTCCCTCATCGTGAAGCCGCCCTTGAGCTTCAGCCTGCCGAAGTCCGTCAGCAACCCCAGCTTGCGGTTGTTCTCTCGGAGGACTACGCCCTTTTTGTCCTCAGGATTGTCCTCGTATTCACCGGTGAACTTGAAGAAGCCTCCCGGATCGAGCACCATGGCCATCCGATAGCTGTTGACGTCCTCACCTCCGCGATTCTCCCGCTGCTTGAACCCACCCGATAGCTCCACGAAGTCCGCCGGCTTGGTCGCGGCGCTAACGTCGGTAACCCTGGCGATCACTGCGCCGTCGGACTCAAGTTCGCTGTATCCGCCCGATATCGTGGTGCGCTCGAAGGGCTTGAGCGCGAGCCTGGCTTCACGTGTCAGGTTTCGATACTCATCGTTATCCTTCAGGCCGATCGCGGCGGAGACGCTGATCATCTTGCTCGGATCGGCTTTCAACTGGAACATACCGACCTGCTCGTCGCCTCTGATCTCAGAATCGCGGCCCGACCAGTCCATCTGGACGTTCAGATACGAGAGCGGCGAGGCCAGCACCTTCATCGCATGGCCGAACTCGGAGCCGTCCAGCTCGGAGTCCTGATGAGCGACGTTCATTTCGATGCTCAGCTTGTCTGAGGGCTTGGCGGTCAGTCTCAGCGACTCGGTCGCATCACTGCCTGATGCATCAGTATCGCGCCTGGCCACAGCCGCCTTGACACTCAAGGTCTTGGACGGAGCGGCGTCAATATCGAACTTGACGAGCGTGTCCTCACCCGTATCGCTTGAGTCACGCTGAGTCAGATTGCTCTTGACACCGATCTTGTCGCTGACCCTGGCATCCACCGCAAGCTGGTTGGTCGTAAGCCTCGAGTCCGAGCCGCCCGCTTCGGTAACGACGTTCTGGTGCGTTGCCACCGCCCTGACACCCGACGAGAGCTGATGCTCCAACTCGACCTGATCGGTCGTCGTCCTCTGTGAATCCGCGTCCGGGCGGTCCTTCTCGACCTCGGTGCGGGAGACGTTCAGTTTCGGCGCGTTACCATCGGCGTAGGCAATCGAGTAGGCGTTGGTGGTCGTAACCTCGCCTTCTCTGGCACCCGCGAGTTCTTCAATGCGTCTAGTAGACGCGCTCAGAGCGAGAGCGTCACTCGGCTTGAACGCCGCCCCGAAGTCCAACACCTCCGCGCCGGGCTTCAATTTGTACTCCTTCGCGCCCGCGAAGTACTCGCCGATGCGGCTGTACGACGTCGTGAGCTTGACACCGCCGACGTCCGTGTTGCCGCCAAACTGCATGGCCGCGCGATCCAGGAAGCCGGCGTCTTTGCCGCCCCCGCCGCTCTCGGCGCTGAACATGAGGAGCGAGGAGAGCTTGCCCTCGTGAATCTTCGTGTCGCCGGTAAGACCGATCACTGTGAGATCGGAAGTCTGCTTAGGATCGGCGCCGGCCTGCTTGTAGAGGGCGCTGAACTGAAGCTTGCGGTCAGGCCGCTTTACCAGATCGAAGCTGAGCGGCAGGCTCAGCCCCTGGACGTTCTTGCTCGCCGTCTTGGGGTTGAATCTGTACTCGACCTTGATCACGCTGCCCGTGGGTATCGGCGAGTTGAACGCCAGGACGCCGGAGGAATAGTCAATCTGATAGTCTATGGTTCGCTCGACGCGGTGATTGTTTATAGTAACGGACTCGCTGTTGCGATCAATCGGCTTCCACGACAGAGTGTAGGGCCCCTTGGTATTCTTGCCGAAGAGGACATCCTGGGTGCCGTCGAACATCTGCATGGGAGCGGCCAGGGAAGACGTGCCGACGAGTTCGGTGTTGGCAACGCGCCCCGGAATCTCCTGGGCGCAGGCACCGACTGCAAACAGGGCCAATATGAGGATGTGAACCAACACCAGCGCCCGGGCTGGATCCTTGCTCATGACGCCTGAACTCCTCGTGATCAGTCTTCCTGCCATAGTGTTTGACGTGCAAGCAGGCCGTGAAGTTTCACAAAACGGACTGATCCGGTTTGCCGGAAAACCCTTTGGTAGTTTACCACAATCGGCGCTCAATCTCAAGCATTGAGCATTGGTCAGACGCCCTGACTCTTGACCCACGACCTCTGCCCGGCGGAACGCTTCCGTTCAGGATACCGCTGCCGGTCGCCTGAGATGCCCTCATTCCTATGTTCGGGAGTGAGCGGCCATATCTTCCTCGCTATGATTGACAGGCCGCGCTCACCCATCCGCTCGACCTTGCCTTCGATGATCAGTCCGGGACTGTTGAAGATCACCGGGCCGTACTGCTCGTAGACCTTCGGGAAAATGACCGTGTCCATCAGGCCGAACTCGTCCTCTAGCGTGACGAACACCACGATGACCCCTGATTTAGTCGGCGGGCGCATGCACGTGACGACGACTCCCGCGATTCTGACGATTGAGCCGCCGGGTTTTCCCTTCGCTTCCGTGCTCTTGACTATCCCCGCCTGCGCCAGCGTCTCCCGGTAGAAGACCATCGGATGACATAGAGGCGATAGTCCGAGTATCTCATAATCCATCCGCACTCGGACGTGCATCGGCGGCTCGGGCACGTCGGGCAGATCGGCGAGTTGGTCATCGGCTTCAACCTCCATTAGCCGGAATGTTTCAACGGACGGGCTCCCCTGGCGTGTGACACCCAACGTTTTCTCTCCGAGCAACCAGAGCAGTTTCCCGCGCGGATGGCCGAAGCACTCGAACGCGCCGCAGTTGACCAGGTTCTCGATGGTCGGGCGATCGACACGCGCGCGCCGGCAGAAATCGCTGAACGAGTCGAACTCCCGCTCAGCCCTCGCATCCACGATCGATTTGATCTCCGCATCGCTGATCCCCTTCACCTGCATCAACCCGATGCGGATGTTCCCTTCCTCGACACTGAACTTCTTCCGGCTTCGGTTGACATCGACGCCGAGAATGCCGATACCGATCCGGCGTGCCTCCTCGACGATCACATTCGCCGGGTAGAAGCCCATCGGCTCATTGCAGAGAATTCCGGCGAGGAACTCGGGCGCGTAGTGTGCCTTCAGGTAGGCGGTCTGGTAGGCGATCTTGGCGAACGAGGCGGCGTGCGCCTTGCAGAACCCATACGCGGCGAACGCCCTGAGCTGCGAGAAGACCTTCTCGGCGATCTCCTCATCGACGCCATTTTTGAGCGCGCCACTGACAAACGTCTCGCGGATCTTCTCCATCTCCTCCTGCGAGCGGTCGGTGGTCATCGCGCGCCGGAGCGAATCCGCCTGGCCGGGGGTGAATCCGGCGAGCGCGCTCGATACCCGCAGGACCTGCTCCTGGTAGAGGATGACGCCGTAGGTCTCCCTGAGCGCCGGCTCGAGACTCGGATGGAGATACGTGATCGGCTCCTCGCCGTGCCGCCGCTTGATGAACGGATTGATCATATCCGCCTGCATCGGTCCGGGCCGGAAGAGCGAGATTTGCGCGGTGATGTCGTTGAACCCCGTCGGCTGAAGTCGTCCGAGCAGCCCACGCATACCGGGCGACTCGACCTGGAAGAGGCCGACCGTATTCGTGGACCGCAGCATCTCGTAGACTTTCGGATCATCGTATGGCAGGTTGTCCACATCGAGGTCGATGCCGTGATTCTCCCTGATCAACACGAGCGCATCCTCTATCGCCGAGAGGTTCCGCAGGCCGAGTACATCCATCTTCACCAAGCCGAGCGTCTCGATATCGTCCTTGTCGAACTGCGAGACGATCACGCCCTTCGTCGCCCACTCCAGCGGCACAAGGTCGGTGAGCAGCCCGCGGCTGATGACAACGCCGCCGAGGTGGACGCTTAGGTGGCGCGGGAAGCCGTCCACCTTCTCGCAGATGTCCACCAGCGTCTCCATCTTCTCGATCGAGACGCCGCCGTCTCGAAGCTCGGGCAGCTTGTCCATCGCCTCACGGATGCGCCGAGCCTTCGTGTGAGGCAGCCCGGATGCCAGTGTGTCGATCTGATCCTGCGGGAAGTCCATCGCCTTGCCGACATCGCGGATCGCCGACTTCGCGCAGAGCGTGCTGACGGTGCAGACCATCGCCACCTTGTCCTCGCCAAACCGCTTGTAGATGTACTCGATGATCTCGTCGCGCCGGGCGGCGTCGAAGTCGATGTCAATGTCCGGCATACCTTTGCGCTCGGGGTTGAGAAACCGCTCGAACAGCAGGTCGTGCTCGAGCGGATCTACGATCGTGATGCCCAGGCAGTAGGCGACCATCGAGTCCGCGGCGGACCCTCGTCCTGAGCAGCGGATACCCATCTCCCTGGCCTTGCGGACGATGTCCCAAGTGACCAGGAAGTACTCGGCGAATCCGAGTTCGTGGATGATGGTCAGTTCGTGCTGGAGGCGCTTCGTGGCCTCGGGTGTGATCGGTTTGTACAATCGTGCTAGGCCTTCAAAACATAACTTGCACAGGTAGCTGTATGCCGTCTCGCCGCTCGGAACCGGGAAGTCGGGGAATCGATACGTGCCGAGTCCGAGGTCGAGGTTGCACTGCGCTGCGATGCTGCCGGCGGTGGTTAAGGCACGCGGATAGGCGGTGAAGAGGTTCGCCATCGCCTTGGGCGACTTGAGGTAGTACTCGCAGTTCCGCTTGCGGACCGGATGGCGGTCTGCCAGCTTGGTGATACTCTGCACACAGGCAAGGATATCCTGCACTCTGAAGTCGTCCTTGCGAGCGTAGTGTACGTCGTTCGTCGCCACTGCGCCGAGATTCAGCTTCCGGGCGAGCGAGCATAGCTCCTGATTGAGGAGAGCCGTTCCGGGCAGGATGTGGTTCTGCATCTCGATGACAAAGCTCTTCCCGAAGATTTCGGCATATCGGGAAGCGGCCTCCTCCGCGGCCTCGGGACATCCCTCGCGCAGTAGGGAGGTCACCTCACCCCTGCGGCATCCCGAGAGGCAGAAGAGGTCGCCCCTGTGGCGATCGAGCACTTCGAAGCTCACGGCGGCCTGGCCCTTTTCATGAGAAAGGTGCGCGCGGGTGACGATCTTGCAGAGGTTCGAATAGCCGGAGAGGTTCTTGGCCAGCAGCACGATGTGATGGCCGCTCTCCATCGCCATCTCAGCGCCGACGATCGGCTTGATCCCGGCCTTCCGGGCATAGTCGTAGAACCGGACAGCGCCATAGAGGCCGTTGTGGTCCGTGACGGCGAGCGAGTCGCAGCCGACCTCTTTCGCGCGGTCGACGAGCGCCTCGACCGCGCTCCCTCCGTCGAGGAAAGAGAAGTTCGAATGTACGTGAAGGTGAGCGAATGCCATTTGAAACCGCAGATGAACGCGGATATCGGTACTGGATAATACAACCGTCTAGCCCTGAGTGATGCGGAGCATCGTATCGAAGGGCGGTCTAGCAGCACAACCGTTGGCCAGACCTGACCGTTCTTCGATACGCTTCGCACTCAGGACTGGACGGTTACTCCTCAATCCTCCACCCGGTCGAGCAGCCAAGATTGGTGGACGTGATCGTATACAAGCTCGAAGATCCCACCGGTATCCGTCTGCACACGGAAGAAGGTCCGCTCCCCTTCCCCATCCCACCATGCGCCGAGAAGCCGCCAGCATTCCCGGATGGCGGAGACCCGGTAGAACCTCCCACGCCATCGAAATGCGGACGGCGCGTGCTTACTGCTGTCCAAGGCTATCTCAACTGAACGGTTCATGCCGCACCGCATGCGATGGCTCGGTCGCCGAAGCGAGAACGGATCGTCTCCAGCACGGCATCGAGCCGCATCCGTCGCTCGGTATCGCCCATGAAACTGAGTTGTATGCCCCCGCCGGATTCCAAGTCACTCAGGGTGAGTCTCAGACCGTGGCAGGCTGACAGGCAAGACGCATCCGACGTGTTTGACAGAACCTCCATCAGAATCCGTCGTGCACCTATGTAGATGCCGTGCGCTGAGGAGACCGGCGACTTGAACGCGTAGAACCGGTTCACGGGCGTCGATCCTTCGTGCTCCAATGAGAGTTTGAGCGACCCCGCACGTCGGCCGCGCTTCCTCATCTGCATTGCCAGCCGCTCGCACATCCTGAGCATATACGCCTCTACGACCGCAGGCTCGGACGGCTCACCATCGCCGTATGAGAACGTATGTTCGATAATAATAGCCGACGGCGGATAGAGCGCCGCCACCGGAGAATGATCAATCCCCTGCGACTGTGTGCGCAGCCTGCTCCCGAGCGCGCCGAACTGCCGAATCAGCAGCCGCTCGGGGATCGCCGCCAGATCGCCGACGGTACGCACACCGAGCCCCTCCAGCCGCCTAACTATCTTCGGACCCACCCCGCTCAGGACGCCAACTGGTAGCTGCGACATAAACTCGGCCTCCGTGCCGGGCCGAACCGCCGTGTATCCGCCGGGATTGCACGCCGAGGACGCCGCGCACGCCGACAGCTTGTTCCGCGCGAGCCCGACCGACACCGGCACACCGATCTGGTCGAGCACTGTACGCTGGACCTCGCGGGCGATCGTTTTAGGCGACCCGAAAAGTTTTGTACAGCCCGTAACATCCATGTACGCCCTGTCCAGCGAGTGCGGCTCGAGCAGCGGCGAATACTTCGCGAGGATATCCATCACCGCCCCGGATGCCTCGCGGTAGTGATCCCAATCCGCCGGGATTACAACCGCAGTCGGGTTGTATCTCAGGGCATGGCGGGCGGTCAACTCATTGTTGGGGCAGGAACTCGACTCCTGC encodes the following:
- a CDS encoding DNA polymerase IV, with the protein product MRSIIHFRLNSFFAALEQIRRPEFAGKPLLVTRKSGRGEFVVSASVECDLPLLGQESSSCPNNELTARHALRYNPTAVVIPADWDHYREASGAVMDILAKYSPLLEPHSLDRAYMDVTGCTKLFGSPKTIAREVQRTVLDQIGVPVSVGLARNKLSACAASSACNPGGYTAVRPGTEAEFMSQLPVGVLSGVGPKIVRRLEGLGVRTVGDLAAIPERLLIRQFGALGSRLRTQSQGIDHSPVAALYPPSAIIIEHTFSYGDGEPSEPAVVEAYMLRMCERLAMQMRKRGRRAGSLKLSLEHEGSTPVNRFYAFKSPVSSAHGIYIGARRILMEVLSNTSDASCLSACHGLRLTLSDLESGGGIQLSFMGDTERRMRLDAVLETIRSRFGDRAIACGAA
- the dnaE gene encoding DNA polymerase III subunit alpha — protein: MAFAHLHVHSNFSFLDGGSAVEALVDRAKEVGCDSLAVTDHNGLYGAVRFYDYARKAGIKPIVGAEMAMESGHHIVLLAKNLSGYSNLCKIVTRAHLSHEKGQAAVSFEVLDRHRGDLFCLSGCRRGEVTSLLREGCPEAAEEAASRYAEIFGKSFVIEMQNHILPGTALLNQELCSLARKLNLGAVATNDVHYARKDDFRVQDILACVQSITKLADRHPVRKRNCEYYLKSPKAMANLFTAYPRALTTAGSIAAQCNLDLGLGTYRFPDFPVPSGETAYSYLCKLCFEGLARLYKPITPEATKRLQHELTIIHELGFAEYFLVTWDIVRKAREMGIRCSGRGSAADSMVAYCLGITIVDPLEHDLLFERFLNPERKGMPDIDIDFDAARRDEIIEYIYKRFGEDKVAMVCTVSTLCAKSAIRDVGKAMDFPQDQIDTLASGLPHTKARRIREAMDKLPELRDGGVSIEKMETLVDICEKVDGFPRHLSVHLGGVVISRGLLTDLVPLEWATKGVIVSQFDKDDIETLGLVKMDVLGLRNLSAIEDALVLIRENHGIDLDVDNLPYDDPKVYEMLRSTNTVGLFQVESPGMRGLLGRLQPTGFNDITAQISLFRPGPMQADMINPFIKRRHGEEPITYLHPSLEPALRETYGVILYQEQVLRVSSALAGFTPGQADSLRRAMTTDRSQEEMEKIRETFVSGALKNGVDEEIAEKVFSQLRAFAAYGFCKAHAASFAKIAYQTAYLKAHYAPEFLAGILCNEPMGFYPANVIVEEARRIGIGILGVDVNRSRKKFSVEEGNIRIGLMQVKGISDAEIKSIVDARAEREFDSFSDFCRRARVDRPTIENLVNCGAFECFGHPRGKLLWLLGEKTLGVTRQGSPSVETFRLMEVEADDQLADLPDVPEPPMHVRVRMDYEILGLSPLCHPMVFYRETLAQAGIVKSTEAKGKPGGSIVRIAGVVVTCMRPPTKSGVIVVFVTLEDEFGLMDTVIFPKVYEQYGPVIFNSPGLIIEGKVERMGERGLSIIARKIWPLTPEHRNEGISGDRQRYPERKRSAGQRSWVKSQGV
- the nth gene encoding endonuclease III, which translates into the protein MEVQPRDRVREIIAELRTAFPDAKVSLEFGTPHQLLVATILSAQCTDIKVNQVTPALFAKYRSPQDFADADPSELERDVHATGFFRQKTKSIIESAQDIVHLHGGEVPDSMEELTQLRGVGRKTANVVLSAAFGKPGIIVDTHVLRISGLLGLADPKLVAKKDADKVERELMAVVPEEDWSNFSNLIVALGRSICPARKPRHDECPILHLCPTGQKGVTVG